One region of Jonesiaceae bacterium BS-20 genomic DNA includes:
- the purL gene encoding phosphoribosylformylglycinamidine synthase subunit PurL, whose protein sequence is MTASSKPSLDTVEYAATTPDEEQPYAALGLKPDEYQLIRDILKRRPTAAELAMYSVMWSEHCSYKSSKVHLKKFGDRTNEEMNKHMLVGIGENAGVVDVGDGWAVTFKVESHNSPSYVEPYQGAATGIGGIVRDIISMGARPVAVMDQLRFGAVDHHDTARVVHGAVAGLGGYGNSLGVPNIGGELVFDSAYQTNPLVNALAVGVMRHEDIHLASASGIGNKVILFGARTGGDGIGGASILASESFEDGAPAHRPSVQVGDPFMEKLLIEACLELYAANVVEGIQDLGAAGISCATSELASNGDGGMHVWLDDVPLRDPSLNAGEILMSESQERMMAVVSPEKLDTFMEITKKWDIESAVIGEVNDSGRLTIDHHGQRIVDVDPRTVAHDGPVYDRPYARPNWQDELNKNTTLAANLARPTTGAELKETALKIIGSPNHASKAWVTSQFDRFVQGNTALSQPDSAGVIRIDESTNLGIAVATDASGRYTKLDPRTGSQLALAEAYRNVAVSGARPMAVTDCLNFGSPENPDSMWQLVEAIEGLADACLELSVPVTGGNVSLYNGTDEVGNPDAAIHPTPVVGVLGIIDDVRKATGSGWRNEGDSIFLLGVTRDELDGSAWADVVHNHLGGVPPIVDLGAEKALADVLINGSRDSLISAAQDLSEGGLIQAIIETSVRYGLGAKVDLAELIARDGVTEFAALFSESTARAIVAVPAGEEVRFIDSMVARSVPFLKIGEVGHEVDGEQTIEVAGQFSVAVQEAKDVFEGVLPAIFG, encoded by the coding sequence ATGACTGCCTCCAGCAAGCCCAGCCTGGACACCGTTGAATACGCCGCAACCACTCCTGACGAGGAGCAGCCGTACGCGGCGCTAGGGTTAAAGCCAGACGAGTACCAGCTAATTCGAGACATTCTAAAGCGCCGCCCAACCGCGGCAGAGCTAGCAATGTACTCCGTAATGTGGTCTGAGCACTGCTCATACAAGTCTTCTAAGGTTCACCTGAAGAAGTTTGGCGACCGTACCAACGAGGAAATGAACAAGCACATGCTTGTTGGCATCGGCGAAAACGCCGGTGTTGTAGATGTTGGTGACGGCTGGGCCGTGACCTTCAAGGTGGAATCCCACAACAGCCCCTCCTATGTAGAGCCTTACCAAGGCGCTGCAACCGGAATCGGTGGCATTGTGCGTGACATCATCTCCATGGGTGCCCGCCCGGTAGCCGTTATGGACCAGCTGCGCTTCGGTGCCGTTGACCACCACGACACCGCGCGCGTTGTCCACGGTGCAGTTGCCGGCCTCGGTGGCTACGGTAACTCCCTTGGTGTACCAAACATCGGTGGCGAGCTCGTCTTTGACAGCGCCTACCAGACCAACCCGCTTGTCAACGCACTAGCCGTTGGCGTCATGCGCCACGAGGACATTCACCTCGCAAGCGCATCCGGCATTGGCAACAAGGTGATCTTGTTCGGTGCCCGCACCGGAGGCGACGGCATTGGTGGCGCGTCCATCCTGGCATCGGAAAGCTTTGAAGATGGCGCCCCAGCGCACCGTCCATCCGTGCAGGTAGGTGACCCCTTCATGGAGAAGCTCCTGATCGAGGCCTGCCTCGAACTGTACGCAGCCAACGTAGTTGAAGGTATCCAGGACCTCGGCGCAGCCGGTATCTCCTGTGCCACCTCCGAACTTGCCTCAAACGGCGACGGCGGCATGCACGTCTGGCTCGACGACGTCCCACTGCGCGACCCATCCCTGAACGCCGGCGAGATCCTCATGTCGGAATCCCAGGAACGCATGATGGCCGTTGTGAGCCCAGAGAAGCTCGACACGTTCATGGAAATCACCAAGAAGTGGGACATTGAGTCCGCGGTCATTGGTGAAGTAAACGACTCCGGCCGCCTCACCATTGACCACCACGGTCAGCGGATTGTGGACGTAGACCCACGCACCGTTGCGCACGACGGCCCAGTTTATGACCGCCCATACGCGCGTCCAAACTGGCAAGACGAGCTCAACAAGAACACGACTCTTGCCGCAAACCTTGCACGCCCAACAACGGGTGCTGAGCTCAAGGAAACCGCGCTGAAGATCATCGGTTCCCCAAACCACGCATCAAAGGCTTGGGTCACCAGCCAGTTTGACCGCTTCGTGCAGGGCAACACCGCACTGTCCCAGCCGGACAGTGCGGGTGTTATCCGCATTGACGAGTCCACCAACTTGGGTATTGCGGTTGCAACGGATGCATCAGGCCGTTACACCAAACTGGACCCACGCACCGGATCCCAGTTGGCGTTGGCTGAGGCCTACCGCAACGTGGCAGTCTCGGGCGCACGCCCAATGGCCGTCACCGACTGTCTGAACTTTGGTTCCCCAGAGAACCCGGACTCCATGTGGCAGCTAGTTGAGGCAATCGAAGGTCTGGCTGACGCCTGCCTCGAGCTCTCAGTCCCAGTTACCGGTGGAAACGTCTCCCTGTACAACGGCACCGACGAAGTTGGTAACCCGGATGCAGCGATTCACCCAACCCCGGTAGTCGGTGTGCTCGGCATTATCGATGACGTTCGCAAGGCGACCGGATCCGGATGGCGCAACGAGGGCGACAGCATCTTCCTGCTGGGCGTTACCCGTGACGAGCTCGATGGCTCAGCTTGGGCTGACGTTGTGCACAACCACCTCGGTGGCGTGCCACCAATCGTTGACCTCGGTGCTGAGAAGGCCCTGGCCGACGTACTGATCAACGGCTCACGAGACTCCCTGATCTCCGCTGCACAGGACCTGTCCGAGGGTGGCCTGATCCAGGCAATCATCGAGACCAGCGTTCGGTACGGCCTTGGAGCCAAGGTTGACCTGGCCGAGCTGATCGCACGTGACGGTGTAACCGAGTTTGCAGCGCTCTTCTCCGAGTCCACCGCGCGTGCCATTGTGGCCGTTCCGGCGGGCGAAGAAGTTCGCTTCATCGATTCCATGGTTGCCCGTTCCGTACCGTTCTTGAAGATCGGTGAGGTTGGCCACGAGGTTGACGGCGAGCAGACCATTGAGGTTGCCGGCCAGTTCAGCGTTGCTGTCCAAGAGGCTAAGGACGTCTTCGAAGGCGTTCTGCCCGCCATCTTTGGCTGA
- a CDS encoding FAD-dependent oxidoreductase: protein MQHVDVVVIGGGAMGSAAAWQLARRGKSVVLLEQYGPGHQKGSSHGGSRIYRATYAQSAYLDLMAQSLPLWDDLEAETNTQLLTRVGVVSHGFPPRDFEAPMRAHGINLEVMSPQEAQERWPAMRFEGKVLFERDTAGRVNADLTIEVLQRRATELGATILHNSPVLGTRHEASGVVVQTADAEYLADRVVLATGGWMNNLATDLLGLERPLPLQVVEVAPVHFQISAATAAGMTEAEWPSFTHDHAPVDPVTGNPTRWPGIVYGLATTGEGIKVGFNAYGQTLSADARTWQPRPGDVELHQEYARQWIPGLDPDAVTEISCTYTRTPTDDFIMDRRGRVVVASCCSGHGFKFTPMIGKMLADLAEQPLEQAPAQSAELFSLRYHLASSTGQ, encoded by the coding sequence GTGCAGCACGTTGACGTTGTGGTAATTGGTGGCGGGGCGATGGGCTCAGCAGCGGCTTGGCAGTTGGCTAGACGGGGCAAGTCCGTGGTGCTGCTCGAGCAATACGGCCCGGGGCACCAAAAAGGCTCCTCCCACGGTGGATCACGCATTTACCGTGCCACCTACGCCCAGTCCGCGTACCTGGACCTCATGGCCCAGTCCCTGCCCCTGTGGGATGACCTGGAAGCGGAGACCAACACCCAATTGCTGACCCGGGTAGGGGTGGTCTCACACGGTTTTCCACCACGGGACTTTGAGGCGCCCATGCGTGCGCACGGCATCAACCTCGAGGTCATGAGCCCGCAGGAGGCGCAGGAGCGGTGGCCGGCCATGCGGTTCGAGGGCAAGGTGCTCTTTGAGAGGGACACCGCCGGGCGCGTCAACGCGGATCTCACCATCGAGGTGCTGCAACGCCGAGCGACTGAGCTTGGCGCAACAATCTTGCACAACAGCCCGGTCCTGGGCACCCGCCATGAGGCTTCAGGCGTTGTGGTGCAGACCGCGGATGCCGAGTATTTGGCCGACCGCGTGGTGCTGGCCACCGGCGGCTGGATGAACAACCTTGCAACCGATTTGCTGGGGCTTGAGCGCCCGCTGCCGCTTCAGGTGGTTGAGGTTGCTCCCGTGCACTTCCAGATCTCAGCTGCAACCGCCGCGGGCATGACCGAGGCCGAGTGGCCCAGCTTCACCCACGATCACGCCCCGGTCGATCCGGTGACGGGCAATCCAACGCGCTGGCCCGGGATTGTGTACGGCCTGGCCACAACGGGCGAGGGAATCAAGGTGGGCTTCAATGCCTACGGACAAACACTTTCTGCCGATGCCCGAACCTGGCAACCGCGTCCCGGTGACGTCGAGTTGCACCAAGAGTATGCCCGCCAGTGGATTCCGGGGTTAGATCCGGACGCGGTTACGGAAATCAGTTGCACCTACACGCGGACACCTACGGACGACTTCATCATGGACCGACGCGGCCGCGTTGTGGTGGCTTCTTGCTGCTCCGGTCACGGATTCAAGTTCACGCCCATGATCGGGAAGATGCTAGCGGACCTGGCTGAGCAGCCGCTTGAGCAAGCCCCCGCGCAATCAGCCGAGCTATTTTCGCTGCGGTACCACCTGGCATCGTCAACGGGGCAGTGA
- a CDS encoding copper homeostasis protein CutC, with product MTTLALEIAVQDAAGARIAAEFGADRIEACGALGLTGGLTPSAAALEQMLGVDIGAHALIRPRSGGFVYSPEEVDLMEREVDLCVRAGVAGVVIGALNRDKTVDEAATGRLVARARQTAAELGVERDVTFHRALDVTPDPVAALRTLAALGVDRVLTSGGAARSIDGLEVLRTMCAAGTGVQVMAGGGVRVSDVPALAAAGVSAVHLSGKALVADPGPVGPGGGAPGELEVTSAQIVAQAYQQVQSVNAIHH from the coding sequence ATGACCACACTCGCTCTTGAGATTGCTGTCCAGGATGCCGCCGGGGCCCGCATAGCCGCCGAGTTTGGGGCGGACAGAATTGAAGCCTGCGGTGCGCTCGGGCTCACGGGCGGGCTGACGCCCTCTGCGGCCGCACTGGAACAGATGCTGGGCGTAGATATTGGTGCGCACGCGCTGATCCGTCCGCGTTCAGGCGGGTTTGTGTATAGCCCCGAGGAAGTCGATCTGATGGAACGCGAGGTCGATCTCTGTGTCCGTGCGGGCGTTGCCGGGGTAGTGATTGGTGCGCTTAACCGGGACAAAACCGTGGATGAAGCCGCGACGGGTCGTCTTGTTGCCAGAGCACGCCAGACCGCCGCAGAACTGGGCGTTGAGCGCGACGTTACCTTTCATCGGGCCCTGGACGTCACCCCAGATCCAGTTGCCGCCCTGAGAACGCTTGCGGCCCTCGGCGTGGACAGGGTTCTGACCTCGGGCGGGGCTGCCCGCAGCATCGACGGCCTAGAGGTTCTACGAACCATGTGTGCCGCCGGCACCGGCGTTCAGGTGATGGCCGGTGGGGGAGTGCGAGTATCAGATGTTCCCGCGCTGGCGGCGGCCGGTGTGAGTGCCGTGCACCTCTCCGGTAAGGCGCTGGTGGCAGATCCCGGTCCGGTTGGTCCGGGCGGAGGGGCACCGGGGGAGTTGGAGGTCACGAGTGCCCAGATTGTGGCTCAGGCGTACCAACAGGTGCAGAGTGTGAACGCAATACATCACTAG
- the gdhA gene encoding NADP-specific glutamate dehydrogenase: protein MEGQLAPIFDQVLRRNPGEAEFHQAVREVFESLAPVLAKKPEYTDAAVLQRICEPERQIIFRVPWVDDSNQVQINRGFRVEFNSALGPYKGGLRFHPSVYLGIIKFLGFEQIFKNSLTGMPIGGGKGGSDFDPRGRSDAEVMRFCQSFMTELYRHIGEYTDVPAGDIGVGGREIGYLFGQYKRITNRYESGVLTGKGLSWGGSLVRTEATGYGTVFFANEMLKTKNSSLQSKRVTVSGSGNVATYAVQKAQQLGADVQAMSDSSGYVLDPQGIDVELMRQIKEQERGRVSDYAKRRPGATFVAQGNIWEVPTDIALPCATQNELNLDSAKLLLANGVRVVAEGANMPTTPDAMAAFQEAGVLFAPGKAANAGGVATSALEMQQNASRAAWDFDSTEERLRAIMISIHNNCATTAEEYGKPGNYVAGANIAGFTKVADAILALGVI, encoded by the coding sequence ATGGAAGGACAGCTCGCACCCATTTTTGACCAGGTGCTGCGCCGCAACCCCGGGGAGGCAGAATTCCACCAAGCGGTGCGTGAGGTCTTTGAGTCCTTAGCACCCGTGTTGGCTAAGAAGCCCGAATATACCGATGCCGCTGTTCTGCAGCGTATTTGTGAGCCAGAGCGCCAGATCATTTTCCGTGTCCCTTGGGTGGATGACTCTAACCAGGTGCAGATCAACCGTGGTTTCCGCGTTGAGTTCAACTCCGCGCTTGGCCCATACAAGGGCGGGCTGCGCTTTCACCCTTCTGTCTACTTGGGAATTATCAAGTTCCTTGGCTTTGAGCAGATCTTTAAGAACTCATTGACGGGTATGCCAATTGGCGGCGGTAAGGGTGGATCCGACTTTGACCCACGCGGTCGCTCTGACGCTGAGGTAATGCGATTCTGCCAGTCGTTCATGACCGAGCTGTACCGCCACATTGGTGAGTACACGGACGTTCCAGCCGGTGACATCGGCGTGGGTGGCCGCGAGATCGGTTACCTGTTCGGTCAGTACAAGCGGATCACCAACCGCTATGAGTCCGGTGTGCTTACCGGCAAGGGCCTGTCTTGGGGCGGTTCACTGGTTCGCACCGAGGCCACGGGTTACGGCACGGTGTTCTTTGCCAATGAAATGCTGAAGACCAAGAACTCCTCGCTTCAGTCCAAGCGAGTCACCGTTTCTGGTTCCGGAAACGTCGCCACATACGCGGTGCAAAAGGCGCAGCAGTTGGGCGCTGACGTGCAGGCCATGTCTGACTCTTCGGGTTACGTTCTGGACCCGCAGGGGATCGACGTTGAGCTGATGCGCCAGATCAAGGAGCAGGAGCGCGGCCGAGTTTCGGATTACGCCAAGCGCCGTCCGGGGGCCACCTTCGTTGCGCAGGGCAACATCTGGGAGGTCCCAACTGACATTGCGCTTCCGTGCGCGACCCAAAATGAGTTGAACCTCGACTCCGCTAAGCTGCTGTTGGCTAACGGTGTACGAGTGGTTGCGGAGGGCGCAAACATGCCCACCACGCCCGATGCCATGGCTGCTTTCCAGGAAGCAGGCGTACTGTTTGCCCCGGGTAAGGCCGCAAACGCCGGTGGCGTTGCCACGTCCGCGCTTGAGATGCAGCAGAACGCATCCCGCGCGGCTTGGGACTTTGACTCAACCGAGGAGCGCCTGCGCGCAATTATGATTTCGATCCACAACAACTGCGCTACCACGGCCGAGGAGTACGGCAAGCCTGGTAACTACGTTGCGGGAGCGAACATTGCTGGGTTCACCAAGGTTGCCGATGCCATTCTTGCGCTCGGTGTTATCTAG